The proteins below come from a single Pedobacter aquae genomic window:
- the lptB gene encoding LPS export ABC transporter ATP-binding protein — translation MILRAENLIKKYKQRTVVNNVSFHVGQGEIVGLLGPNGAGKTTSFYMIVGLIRPNEGNVFLEDENITQDPMYRRAQKGIGYLAQEASVFRKLTVEDNIKAVLEMTQLSKAEQKDKLEQLIDEFSLHKVRKNRGDLLSGGERRRTEIARALAADPKFILLDEPFAGVDPIAVEEIQTIVARLKHRNIGILITDHNVNETLSITDRAYLLAEGKIMLAGTPQEIADNEMARKFYLGQHFVLKIKNFKV, via the coding sequence ATGATATTAAGAGCAGAAAATCTAATTAAAAAATATAAGCAAAGAACTGTTGTAAATAACGTTTCTTTTCATGTAGGCCAGGGTGAAATTGTAGGGTTACTTGGTCCAAATGGAGCCGGAAAAACAACTTCATTTTATATGATAGTGGGTTTAATAAGACCAAATGAAGGCAATGTTTTTTTAGAGGATGAAAATATCACCCAAGACCCTATGTACAGAAGAGCGCAAAAGGGAATTGGTTATTTGGCGCAAGAAGCTTCTGTTTTTAGAAAACTTACGGTTGAGGATAATATTAAGGCTGTTTTAGAAATGACGCAACTATCTAAGGCAGAACAAAAAGATAAATTAGAACAACTTATTGATGAATTTAGCCTTCATAAAGTAAGAAAAAACCGTGGCGATTTATTATCGGGTGGCGAGCGAAGAAGAACAGAAATTGCCAGAGCTTTAGCTGCAGACCCAAAGTTTATTTTACTAGATGAGCCATTTGCTGGGGTAGACCCCATTGCGGTAGAAGAAATTCAAACTATTGTTGCCAGACTAAAACACCGCAATATTGGGATCTTAATTACCGATCATAATGTGAACGAAACCTTATCTATTACAGATAGAGCTTACTTATTAGCAGAAGGTAAAATTATGCTTGCTGGTACTCCGCAAGAAATTGCAGATAATGAAATGGCTAGAAAATTTTATTTAGGCCAGCATTTTGTACTTAAAATCAAGAATTTTAAAGTTTAA
- the recJ gene encoding single-stranded-DNA-specific exonuclease RecJ, protein MEKRWVEHSIQDLETVNLLSEELNIDEILAQMLVARGIKTFEQAKLFFRPSLDDLHDPFLMNGMEEAVSRIQRAIKNQEHILIYGDYDVDGTTSVALTYSFFKDLYPHLTYYIPDRYVEGYGISTQGIDYAAHHGISLIIALDCGIKSIDKVEYAKEKGIDFIICDHHLPGDEIPDAIAVLDPKRKDCNYPYKELSGCGLGFKLIQAFASRNDIPQEKVLKYLDLVVVSIASDIVPITGENRILAHYGLKKLNSEPCNGLKALIELSGKADDFTITDIVFSIGPRINAAGRIDDAKQAVKLLIASSTQLAEDAGFIINLKNSERKEFDNNITEQALNMILNSPEMEKRKSTVVYHETWHKGVIGIVASRLTEKYYRPTIVLTQSNGHIAGSARSVLGYDLYEALCECSDLLEQFGGHKYAAGLTMKPENLPAFIHKFEEVVSATITDDMLMQVIEAEKCIDLKDITPKFFRILKQFAPFGPQNMAPVFISRNVYSYGYGSIVGNNHLKMSVRQKDSQVFDCIAFGHGDFLEQINRGIPFDICYTIEENVWKDKRSIQLNIKGIKTY, encoded by the coding sequence ATGGAAAAAAGGTGGGTAGAGCATTCGATACAAGATTTAGAAACTGTTAACTTACTATCAGAAGAGTTAAATATAGATGAGATTTTAGCCCAAATGTTGGTTGCCAGAGGCATTAAAACTTTTGAGCAAGCTAAACTATTTTTTAGACCTTCTTTGGATGATTTGCATGACCCATTTTTAATGAATGGGATGGAGGAAGCTGTATCCAGAATACAAAGAGCCATCAAAAATCAAGAGCATATTTTAATTTATGGAGATTATGATGTAGATGGTACAACCTCCGTAGCTTTAACCTATTCGTTTTTTAAAGATTTATACCCTCATCTAACTTATTATATTCCAGATAGATATGTGGAGGGTTACGGTATATCAACACAAGGGATTGATTATGCCGCTCATCATGGTATAAGCCTTATTATAGCTTTAGACTGCGGTATCAAATCTATTGATAAGGTTGAGTATGCGAAGGAAAAGGGAATAGATTTTATCATTTGCGACCACCACTTACCGGGAGACGAAATTCCGGATGCTATAGCTGTTTTAGATCCAAAACGTAAAGATTGTAATTATCCATACAAAGAGCTTTCTGGGTGTGGTTTAGGCTTTAAATTAATTCAAGCTTTTGCATCTAGAAATGATATACCACAAGAGAAGGTTCTAAAATACTTGGATTTGGTAGTGGTAAGTATCGCCTCAGATATTGTCCCTATTACAGGTGAAAATAGAATCTTAGCGCATTATGGTTTAAAGAAGCTTAACTCAGAGCCATGTAACGGTTTAAAAGCTTTGATAGAATTATCTGGCAAGGCCGATGATTTTACCATCACAGATATTGTTTTTTCTATAGGCCCCAGAATTAATGCTGCTGGTAGAATTGATGATGCTAAACAAGCTGTTAAACTTTTAATTGCCTCATCAACACAATTAGCAGAAGATGCGGGCTTTATCATTAACCTCAAAAATTCTGAACGTAAAGAGTTTGATAATAATATTACAGAGCAAGCTCTTAACATGATTTTAAACTCTCCAGAAATGGAAAAAAGAAAATCAACCGTTGTTTATCATGAGACTTGGCATAAAGGTGTGATAGGAATTGTAGCGAGTAGGTTAACAGAGAAATATTATCGCCCAACTATTGTTTTGACACAGTCTAACGGACATATAGCAGGCTCCGCAAGGTCTGTTTTAGGATATGATTTGTACGAAGCTTTATGCGAGTGTAGCGATTTGTTAGAGCAATTTGGCGGACATAAATACGCAGCAGGTTTAACCATGAAACCAGAAAACTTGCCTGCTTTCATCCATAAATTTGAAGAAGTTGTATCGGCTACTATCACAGATGATATGTTGATGCAAGTAATAGAGGCGGAAAAGTGTATTGATTTAAAAGATATTACACCTAAATTTTTTAGGATATTAAAACAATTTGCTCCTTTTGGTCCTCAAAACATGGCACCTGTTTTTATCAGTAGAAATGTATATTCGTACGGCTATGGTTCTATTGTTGGTAATAACCATTTAAAAATGAGTGTTAGGCAAAAAGATAGTCAGGTTTTTGATTGTATAGCCTTTGGTCATGGAGATTTTTTAGAGCAAATTAACAGAGGTATTCCTTTTGATATTTGTTACACCATAGAAGAAAATGTATGGAAAGATAAACGTTCTATACAATTAAACATAAAAGGCATTAAAACCTATTAG
- a CDS encoding MBL fold metallo-hydrolase has translation MEIIALNEGSYSVDSSKKFIPFDPSIHKASERPASLFIHINPFLIKTEKELLILDTGLGYNDEKGNLILHENIKKAGYHPDDVTKVLMSHLHYDHSGGMVWDKQGKLEPSFANAEYIIQQGEWETAYAKQSSSYKTEIFDVIQRSGQVHFIEGNGILTDEISYELTGGHCEYHQVYHIKNDEHEIFFGGDVVPEPEQLQRNFIAKYDYDGKLAKDLRTEYGKKAAINNWICLFYHAKNRAIGTVKEDEQGNIRVDAF, from the coding sequence TTGGAAATAATAGCACTTAACGAAGGTTCGTATTCTGTAGATTCATCAAAGAAATTTATCCCCTTTGACCCTAGTATTCATAAAGCAAGCGAAAGACCAGCTTCATTGTTTATACATATCAATCCGTTTTTGATTAAAACCGAAAAAGAATTACTTATTCTAGATACAGGTTTGGGTTATAATGATGAAAAGGGGAATCTTATTTTACATGAGAATATTAAAAAAGCAGGTTATCATCCAGATGATGTGACCAAAGTGCTCATGTCTCATTTACATTATGACCACAGCGGCGGCATGGTTTGGGATAAGCAGGGTAAGTTAGAGCCTAGTTTTGCAAATGCAGAATATATTATCCAACAAGGCGAGTGGGAAACGGCTTATGCCAAGCAATCATCCTCCTACAAAACAGAAATTTTTGATGTGATACAAAGATCTGGTCAGGTTCATTTTATTGAAGGAAACGGAATCTTAACAGATGAAATTAGCTATGAGCTAACCGGTGGACATTGCGAATATCATCAAGTTTATCATATCAAAAATGATGAGCATGAAATCTTTTTTGGTGGAGATGTGGTACCTGAGCCCGAACAATTACAAAGAAATTTTATTGCTAAGTATGATTACGATGGAAAGCTAGCTAAAGACTTAAGAACAGAGTATGGAAAAAAGGCTGCCATAAACAATTGGATATGCTTATTTTACCATGCCAAGAACAGGGCTATTGGCACAGTTAAAGAGGATGAACAAGGTAATATAAGAGTAGACGCTTTTTAG
- a CDS encoding response regulator: MIDETLHILIIDDDEINNFIAAKLIDKIPPRARVSTCLNGQEGINYITSRLNNQKDLPDIIFLDINMPIMNGWEFLEEYAAVTHQISKKIVINMLSSSVYNDDISKSKTYPTVNRFISKPLTIEKIQDLYQSLGIS, translated from the coding sequence ATGATAGATGAAACGTTACATATTTTAATTATTGATGATGACGAAATCAATAATTTTATAGCCGCTAAATTAATAGACAAGATACCGCCTAGAGCAAGAGTTTCTACTTGTTTAAATGGTCAGGAAGGTATAAATTATATAACATCTAGATTAAATAATCAAAAAGATCTTCCAGATATTATTTTTTTAGATATTAACATGCCTATCATGAATGGCTGGGAGTTTTTAGAAGAATATGCTGCCGTAACTCATCAAATATCAAAAAAGATTGTAATTAATATGTTGTCATCATCTGTTTATAATGATGATATCAGTAAATCTAAAACATATCCTACTGTTAACAGGTTTATTTCTAAACCTTTAACCATAGAAAAAATTCAAGATTTGTATCAAAGCTTAGGTATTAGCTAA
- a CDS encoding YceI family protein, with the protein MKKGILLIAFVSMISLAFKPAAVEYKVDTQKSKIEWIGKKVTGEHRGEIKLASGVLNYNGSALNGGNFVINMNSMTVTDLQGEMNGKLLGHLKADDFFGVDKFAQSKFVITKVTAAGAGKVNISGNLTIKGITQPLTFPAAITVKNGVLVAVANGVKVDRTKYDIKYGSKSFFDSLGDKAINDEFELNINLVAKK; encoded by the coding sequence ATGAAAAAAGGAATATTATTAATTGCTTTCGTAAGCATGATTTCGTTGGCATTTAAGCCAGCTGCAGTTGAGTATAAAGTTGATACTCAAAAATCTAAAATTGAGTGGATTGGTAAAAAAGTTACTGGTGAACACCGTGGAGAAATTAAATTAGCTTCTGGGGTTCTTAATTACAATGGTTCTGCTTTAAATGGAGGTAATTTTGTTATCAATATGAACAGCATGACTGTAACTGATTTACAAGGCGAAATGAATGGTAAATTATTAGGCCATTTAAAAGCTGACGACTTCTTTGGCGTTGATAAATTTGCTCAATCAAAATTTGTGATTACTAAAGTTACTGCTGCTGGTGCAGGTAAAGTAAATATTTCTGGTAATTTAACAATTAAAGGAATCACTCAGCCATTAACTTTCCCTGCTGCAATCACTGTGAAAAATGGTGTTTTGGTAGCTGTTGCTAATGGAGTTAAAGTTGATAGAACAAAATACGATATTAAATATGGTTCTAAAAGCTTTTTTGATAGTTTAGGAGACAAAGCAATTAATGATGAGTTTGAATTAAATATCAACTTGGTTGCGAAAAAATAG
- a CDS encoding sensor histidine kinase, which yields MISFTAHDQTDKHRNIVSGIVIDIDKIRRKEIELIKVSEELLRSNSELKKFAYITSHNLRAPIVNIEALFGMLNLEALSQDDLVIVDNMKLSIAKLSGVLDDLIEIVSHEIAAEEKCATNLNIEDECVKVINSLENKLVKANAKIKLAVDVNKLYYPKQYFESAIFCLLSNAINYKSNQRNLEIHISSQLIGNDVVLKIKDNGLGIDLKKNAEKIFGLYQRFHENTEGKGIGLFILKSHIESLGGSIEVESEPNVGTTFILRFPQPES from the coding sequence ATGATATCTTTTACAGCTCACGATCAAACTGATAAACATAGAAATATTGTATCTGGGATAGTTATTGATATTGATAAGATAAGGCGAAAAGAAATTGAGTTGATAAAAGTTTCTGAGGAGTTGTTACGAAGCAATAGTGAACTGAAAAAATTTGCTTACATAACTTCTCATAATTTAAGAGCGCCCATTGTTAATATAGAAGCCCTCTTTGGAATGCTAAACCTAGAAGCACTAAGTCAAGATGATTTGGTAATTGTGGATAATATGAAACTCTCTATAGCTAAATTGAGTGGTGTATTAGATGATTTAATTGAAATTGTATCGCATGAAATTGCTGCGGAAGAAAAATGCGCTACTAACCTAAATATCGAAGATGAGTGTGTTAAGGTAATCAATTCCTTAGAGAATAAACTCGTGAAAGCAAACGCTAAAATAAAGTTAGCAGTTGATGTAAATAAGCTTTATTATCCTAAACAATATTTTGAAAGTGCCATTTTTTGCTTGCTTTCTAATGCCATTAATTATAAGTCTAATCAAAGAAATTTAGAAATTCATATTTCTAGCCAGTTAATAGGTAATGATGTTGTTTTGAAAATAAAAGATAACGGCTTAGGAATTGATTTGAAGAAAAATGCTGAAAAGATCTTTGGTTTATACCAAAGGTTTCATGAGAATACAGAAGGAAAAGGTATTGGTTTGTTTATACTTAAATCGCATATAGAATCTTTAGGCGGCTCCATTGAGGTAGAAAGCGAGCCAAATGTAGGTACTACCTTTATTTTAAGATTTCCTCAGCCAGAATCTTAA